Proteins encoded in a region of the Raphanus sativus cultivar WK10039 chromosome 8, ASM80110v3, whole genome shotgun sequence genome:
- the LOC108819307 gene encoding aldehyde dehydrogenase family 3 member H1 isoform X1, whose protein sequence is MAKVFEAADASNLMTELRQSFDAGVTRGYEWRVSQLKKLLIICDNHEPEIVSALHDDLGKPELESSVYEVALLRNSIKLALKQLKNWMAPDKAKTSLTTFPASAQIVSEPLGVVLVISAWNYPFLLSIDPVIGAISAGNAVVLKPSELAPASSSLLSKLLEQYLDPSAVRVVEGAVTETTLLLEQKWDKIFYTGSSRIGRIIMTAAAKHLTPVVLELGGKSPVVIDSDTNLKITVKRIIAGKWGCNNGQACISPDYILTAKEYAPKVINAMKQELEAFYGKNPMESKDMSRIVNSNHFDRLSKILEEKEVSDKIVYGGQKDRDNLKIAPTILLDVPLDSLIMSEEIFGPLLPILTLNNLEECFDVIRSRPKPLAAYLFTQNQKLKERFAMTVSAGGIVVNDIAVHLSLPTLPFGGVGESGMGSYHGKFSFDAFSHKKAVLYKSFIGDAAIRYPPYSRGKLRLLKALVNNNLVEVFKVLLGLS, encoded by the exons ATGGCGAAGGTTTTCGAAGCAGCGGACGCGAGCAACCTGATGACGGAGCTTCGTCAGAGCTTCGATGCTGGAGTAACTCGCGGTTACGAGTGGAGAGTCTCTCAGCTTAAGAAGCTTCTCATAATCTGCGACAACCACGAGCCTGAGATCGTCTCCGCTCTCCACGACGATCTCGGCAAACCTGAGCTCGAGTCTTCCGTCTACGAG GTAGCTCTACTGAGAAACTCTATCAAGTTGGCTCTTAAGCAGCTAAAGAATTGGATGGCACCAGATAAG GCAAAGACTTCTCTAACAACGTTTCCTGCATCAGCACAGATTGTGTCCGAGCCTCTTGGAGTTGTGCTTGTAATCTCGGCTTGGAATTACCCTTTCC TGTTGTCTATTGATCCTGTTATTGGCGCAATTTCTGCTGGGAATGCTGTTGTCCTAAAGCCATCAGAATTGGCTCCAGCTTCGTCCTCACTGCTCTCAAAGTTATTGGAACAGTATCTAGACCCTTCTGCAGTGAGAGTTGTTGAAGGTGCTGTTACTGAAACAACTTTGCTGCTGGAACAGAAGTGGGACAAAATATTCTACACAG GTAGTTCAAGAATTGGGCGTATCATAATGACGGCAGCTGCGAAGCATCTCACACCTGTTGTCCTGGAGCTTGGAGGAAAATCTCCTGTTGTTATAGACTCAGACACCAATTTGAAA ATTACTGTCAAGCGGATAATTGCAGGTAAATGGGGTTGCAACAATGGACAGGCGTGCATTTCTCCAGACTACATCTTGACAGCAAAAGAATATGCTCCAAAAGTG ATTAATGCAATGAAGCAAGAACTGGAGGCATTCTACGGGAAGAACCCTATGGAGTCCAAAGATATGTCACGTATTGTAAACTCTAATCATTTTGATCGCCTGTCCAAGATATTAGAGGAGAAGGAAGTTTCTGACAAAATCGTCTACGGGGGTCAAAAGGACAGAGACAACCT GAAAATTGCTCCAACCATCTTGCTCGACGTGCCACTGGATTCTCTGATCATGAGTGAAGAAATATTTGGCCCTCTCCTCCCAATCCTCACC CTCAACAACTTAGAAGAGTGCTTTGACGTGATTCGTTCTCGACCTAAGCCACTTGCTGCATACTTGTTTACCCAAAACCAGAAGCTGAAAGAGAGATTCGCCATGACAGTCTCAGCTGGAGGCATTGTGGTCAACGACATAGCTGTTCAT CTTTCCCTACCCACATTACCATTTGGAGGAGTTGGTGAAAGTGGAATGGGTTCTTACCACGGTAAATTCTCATTTGATGCCTTTAGTCACAAGAAAGCTGTTCTCTATAAAAGCTTTATAGGAGATGCAGCAATCAGGTATCCACCGTACTCTAGAGGAAAGCTTAGATTGTTAAAGGCACTTGTCAACAACAATCTGGTGGAAGTATTCAAAGTCCTTTTAGGTTTATCTTAA
- the LOC108821189 gene encoding uncharacterized protein LOC108821189: MKSLIIVVVALLCVIVSPSTAMGGWPKPSEVSNEEKLMNAGQPQPHLYAGNFNFGDSKVWKCTHNNGSGAAISISYPSPPQPPSRKPTTPSSPPAPKTAPPPLKPSPPRPTPKKSPPPPNPSPPPPKPSPPPPAPKKSPPPYKPSPPPTPKKSPPSPTPSPPRPALKKSPPPPNPSSLTPNQSPPLPKTSTLIIPSPPPPHESIPAQSPPTEPTTPSTPWPHYQNWNPWGHFINCMAEFGPSAVCKQQIELSYYTGRFRVTDQCCNIFVNMRNECSDVILGFYDDRYFLPLLRCTCHVKIY, translated from the exons ATGAAAAGCCTCATTATCGTCGTCGTAGCTCTCCTCTGTGTCATTGTTTCACCGTCCACAGCGATGGGAGGTTGGCCAAAACCTTCAGAAGTCTCTAATGAGGAGAAGCTGATGAATGCCGGCCAACCACAACCCCACTTATACGCTGGTAATTTCAATTTCGGAGATTCCAAAGTATGGAAATGTACCCATAACAACGGATCTGGAGCCGCCATTTCTATTAGTTACCCTTCACCTCCTCAACCACCCTCACGAAAGCCAACAACTCCGTCATCTCCCCCGGCTCCTAAGACGGCTCCGCCACCACTTAAACCCTCACCTCCACGTCCAACTCCAAAGaagtctcctccacctcctAACCCATCACCTCCGCCTCCTAAACCCTCACCTCCGCCTCCAGCTCCAAAAAAGTCTCCTCCGCCTTATAAACCATCCCCTCCACCGACTCCTAAAAAGTCTCCGCCATCACCTACACCATCACCTCCGCGTCCAGCTCTAAAAaagtctcctccacctcctAACCCATCATCTCTGACTCCAAATCAGTCTCCCCCACTTCCTAAAACCTCCACTCTG atcatTCCCTCTCCACCACCGCCACACGAATCAATCCCAGCACAATCCCCTCCAACAGAGCCAACAACGCCATCAACTCCATGGCCTCATTATCAGAATTGGAATCCGTGGGGACATTTCATTAACTGCATGGCCGAATTTGGGCCGTCTGCAGTATGTAAGCAACAGATAGAGCTAAGTTACTACACAGGGAGATTTCGTGTAACTGACCAATGCTGCAACATTTTCGTCAACATGAGAAATGAGTGTTCTGATGTCATTTTGGGCTTCTACGACGATCGCTACTTCCTTCCTCTACTTCGCTGCACTTGCCACGTCAAGATCTACTAA
- the LOC108819278 gene encoding cyclin-A1-1 isoform X2, which produces MSNIHHQNRRPSFSSSTKSSIAKRSENMTSKPAVMTKKRAPLGNITNQKKGSRSSSDLAAANKSKLAISVKPSVSKGTSPSKSDDEETMSSSYKSPQVEYIEQVSSSSAVVSIERKALSNLYITPSSVNCCRRDVLSDKENRDKVVNIDNNDADPQLVATFACDIYKHLRAAETKKRPATDFMERVQKDVNSTMRGILVDWLVEVSEEYRLVPETLYLTVNYIDRYLSGNVISRQKLQLLGVACMMIAAKYEEICAPQVEEFCYITDNTYLKDEVLDMESAVLNYLKFEMSAPTTKCFLRRFVRAAHEVHEAPLMHLECMASYIAELSLLEYTMLSHPPSLLAASAIFLAKYILDPTRRPWNSTLQHYTQYRAMELRGCVKDLQRLSSNAHVSTLPAVREKYSQHKYKFVAKKFCPSIIPPEFFNNS; this is translated from the exons ATGTCGAACATTCATCATCAGAATCGCCGGCCTTCGTTTTCGTCGTCGACAAAATCGTCCATAGCGAAGCGTTCGGAAAACATGACTTCGAAACCAGCGGTTATGACGAAGAAACGAGCCCCGCTTGGTAACATCACAAATCAAAAGAAGGGTTCACGATCTTCTTCTGATCTC GCCGCCGCCAATAAGTCCAAGCTAGCAATTAGTGTAAAGCCAAGCGTAAGCAAAGGAACTTCTCCTAGCAAATCTGATGATGAGGAGACGATGTCTTCGTCCTACAAGAGCCCTCAAGTGGAGTACATCGAAcaagtctcctcctcctccgctgTTGTTTCCATCGAAAGGAAGGCGTTGAGTAATCTTTACATAACTCCCAGTTCAG TTAACTGTTGCAGAAGAGATGTGTTGTCTGATAAGGAGAATAGGGATAAGGTTGTAAACATAGACAACAATGACGCGGATCCGCAGCTCGTTGCAACGTTTGCTTGTGATATCTACAAGCATCTTCGTGCGGCAGAG ACAAAGAAGCGGCCTGCTACCGATTTCATGGAGAGAGTTCAGAAAGATGTTAACTCAACTATGCGCGGAATCTTAGTTGATTGGCTTGTTGAg GTATCAGAAGAGTATAGGCTTGTACCCGAGACGCTTTATTTGACAGTGAACTACATTGATAGATATCTATCTGGGAATGTGATTAGTAGACAGAAGCTTCAGTTGCTTGGTGTGGCGTGTATGATGATAGCAGC AAAATACGAGGAGATATGTGCACCCCAAGTTGAGGAGTTCTGCTACATCACTGATAATACATACCTCAAAGATGAG GTTCTTGACATGGAATCTGCTGTTCTGAATTACTTGAAGTTTGAAATGTCAGCGCCAACAACCAAATGCTTTTTAAG ACGCTTTGTTCGGGCTGCTCATGAGGTCCATGAGGCTCCACTGATGCACCTGGAATGTATGGCCAGCTACATTGCGGAATTATCCCTTTTGGAGTACACAATGCTTTCGCATCCTCCTTCACTGCTTGCTGCTTCAGCCATTTTCTTGGCCAAGTACATTCTAGACCCGACAAGGAGACCATGG AACTCGACATTGCAACATTATACGCAGTATAGAGCAATGGAATTGAGAGGATGTGTTAAGGATCTTCAACGATTGTCTAGTAACGCTCATGTCTCTACTCTTCCTGCTGTAAGAGAGAAGTACAGTCAACACAAa TACAAGTTTGTGGCAAAGAAGTTTTGTCCATCCATAATCCCTCCAGAGTTCTTCAACAACAGTTAG
- the LOC108819278 gene encoding cyclin-A1-1 isoform X1 — translation MSNIHHQNRRPSFSSSTKSSIAKRSENMTSKPAVMTKKRAPLGNITNQKKGSRSSSDLAAANKSKLAISVKPSVSKGTSPSKSDDEETMSSSYKSPQVEYIEQVSSSSAVVSIERKALSNLYITPSSVNCCRRDVLSDKENRDKVVNIDNNDADPQLVATFACDIYKHLRAAETKKRPATDFMERVQKDVNSTMRGILVDWLVEVSEEYRLVPETLYLTVNYIDRYLSGNVISRQKLQLLGVACMMIAAKYEEICAPQVEEFCYITDNTYLKDEVLDMESAVLNYLKFEMSAPTTKCFLRRFVRAAHEVHEAPLMHLECMASYIAELSLLEYTMLSHPPSLLAASAIFLAKYILDPTRRPWVCTCTLFRPWNSTLQHYTQYRAMELRGCVKDLQRLSSNAHVSTLPAVREKYSQHKYKFVAKKFCPSIIPPEFFNNS, via the exons ATGTCGAACATTCATCATCAGAATCGCCGGCCTTCGTTTTCGTCGTCGACAAAATCGTCCATAGCGAAGCGTTCGGAAAACATGACTTCGAAACCAGCGGTTATGACGAAGAAACGAGCCCCGCTTGGTAACATCACAAATCAAAAGAAGGGTTCACGATCTTCTTCTGATCTC GCCGCCGCCAATAAGTCCAAGCTAGCAATTAGTGTAAAGCCAAGCGTAAGCAAAGGAACTTCTCCTAGCAAATCTGATGATGAGGAGACGATGTCTTCGTCCTACAAGAGCCCTCAAGTGGAGTACATCGAAcaagtctcctcctcctccgctgTTGTTTCCATCGAAAGGAAGGCGTTGAGTAATCTTTACATAACTCCCAGTTCAG TTAACTGTTGCAGAAGAGATGTGTTGTCTGATAAGGAGAATAGGGATAAGGTTGTAAACATAGACAACAATGACGCGGATCCGCAGCTCGTTGCAACGTTTGCTTGTGATATCTACAAGCATCTTCGTGCGGCAGAG ACAAAGAAGCGGCCTGCTACCGATTTCATGGAGAGAGTTCAGAAAGATGTTAACTCAACTATGCGCGGAATCTTAGTTGATTGGCTTGTTGAg GTATCAGAAGAGTATAGGCTTGTACCCGAGACGCTTTATTTGACAGTGAACTACATTGATAGATATCTATCTGGGAATGTGATTAGTAGACAGAAGCTTCAGTTGCTTGGTGTGGCGTGTATGATGATAGCAGC AAAATACGAGGAGATATGTGCACCCCAAGTTGAGGAGTTCTGCTACATCACTGATAATACATACCTCAAAGATGAG GTTCTTGACATGGAATCTGCTGTTCTGAATTACTTGAAGTTTGAAATGTCAGCGCCAACAACCAAATGCTTTTTAAG ACGCTTTGTTCGGGCTGCTCATGAGGTCCATGAGGCTCCACTGATGCACCTGGAATGTATGGCCAGCTACATTGCGGAATTATCCCTTTTGGAGTACACAATGCTTTCGCATCCTCCTTCACTGCTTGCTGCTTCAGCCATTTTCTTGGCCAAGTACATTCTAGACCCGACAAGGAGACCATGGGTATGTACTTGTACTTTGTTTAGACCATGG AACTCGACATTGCAACATTATACGCAGTATAGAGCAATGGAATTGAGAGGATGTGTTAAGGATCTTCAACGATTGTCTAGTAACGCTCATGTCTCTACTCTTCCTGCTGTAAGAGAGAAGTACAGTCAACACAAa TACAAGTTTGTGGCAAAGAAGTTTTGTCCATCCATAATCCCTCCAGAGTTCTTCAACAACAGTTAG
- the LOC108819307 gene encoding aldehyde dehydrogenase family 3 member H1 isoform X2 produces MAKVFEAADASNLMTELRQSFDAGVTRGYEWRVSQLKKLLIICDNHEPEIVSALHDDLGKPELESSVYEVALLRNSIKLALKQLKNWMAPDKAKTSLTTFPASAQIVSEPLGVVLVISAWNYPFLLSIDPVIGAISAGNAVVLKPSELAPASSSLLSKLLEQYLDPSAVRVVEGAVTETTLLLEQKWDKIFYTGSSRIGRIIMTAAAKHLTPVVLELGGKSPVVIDSDTNLKITVKRIIAGKWGCNNGQACISPDYILTAKEYAPKVINAMKQELEAFYGKNPMESKDMSRIVNSNHFDRLSKILEEKEVSDKIVYGGQKDRDNLKIAPTILLDVPLDSLIMSEEIFGPLLPILTLNNLEECFDVIRSRPKPLAAYLFTQNQKLKERFAMTVSAGGIVVNDIAVHLSLPTLPFGGVGESGMGSYHGKFSFDAFSHKKAVLYKSFIGDAAIRYPPYSRGKLRLLKALVNSNLVEVFKVLLGLS; encoded by the exons ATGGCGAAGGTTTTCGAAGCAGCGGACGCGAGCAACCTGATGACGGAGCTTCGTCAGAGCTTCGATGCTGGAGTAACTCGCGGTTACGAGTGGAGAGTCTCTCAGCTTAAGAAGCTTCTCATAATCTGCGACAACCACGAGCCTGAGATCGTCTCCGCTCTCCACGACGATCTCGGCAAACCTGAGCTCGAGTCTTCCGTCTACGAG GTAGCTCTACTGAGAAACTCTATCAAGTTGGCTCTTAAGCAGCTAAAGAATTGGATGGCACCAGATAAG GCAAAGACTTCTCTAACAACGTTTCCTGCATCAGCACAGATTGTGTCCGAGCCTCTTGGAGTTGTGCTTGTAATCTCGGCTTGGAATTACCCTTTCC TGTTGTCTATTGATCCTGTTATTGGCGCAATTTCTGCTGGGAATGCTGTTGTCCTAAAGCCATCAGAATTGGCTCCAGCTTCGTCCTCACTGCTCTCAAAGTTATTGGAACAGTATCTAGACCCTTCTGCAGTGAGAGTTGTTGAAGGTGCTGTTACTGAAACAACTTTGCTGCTGGAACAGAAGTGGGACAAAATATTCTACACAG GTAGTTCAAGAATTGGGCGTATCATAATGACGGCAGCTGCGAAGCATCTCACACCTGTTGTCCTGGAGCTTGGAGGAAAATCTCCTGTTGTTATAGACTCAGACACCAATTTGAAA ATTACTGTCAAGCGGATAATTGCAGGTAAATGGGGTTGCAACAATGGACAGGCGTGCATTTCTCCAGACTACATCTTGACAGCAAAAGAATATGCTCCAAAAGTG ATTAATGCAATGAAGCAAGAACTGGAGGCATTCTACGGGAAGAACCCTATGGAGTCCAAAGATATGTCACGTATTGTAAACTCTAATCATTTTGATCGCCTGTCCAAGATATTAGAGGAGAAGGAAGTTTCTGACAAAATCGTCTACGGGGGTCAAAAGGACAGAGACAACCT GAAAATTGCTCCAACCATCTTGCTCGACGTGCCACTGGATTCTCTGATCATGAGTGAAGAAATATTTGGCCCTCTCCTCCCAATCCTCACC CTCAACAACTTAGAAGAGTGTTTTGACGTGATTCGTTCTCGACCTAAGCCACTTGCTGCATACTTGTTTACCCAAAACCAGAAGCTGAAAGAGAGATTCGCCATGACAGTCTCAGCTGGAGGCATTGTGGTCAACGACATAGCTGTTCAT CTTTCACTACCCACATTACCATTTGGAGGAGTTGGTGAAAGTGGAATGGGTTCTTACCACGGTAAATTCTCATTTGATGCCTTTAGTCACAAGAAAGCTGTTCTCTATAAAAGCTTTATAGGAGATGCAGCAATCAGGTATCCACCGTACTCTAGAGGAAAGCTTAGATTGTTAAAGGCACTTGTCAACAGCAATCTGGTGGAAGTATTCAAAGTCCTTTTAGGTTTATCTTAA